From a single Nostoc sp. MS1 genomic region:
- a CDS encoding O-antigen ligase family protein translates to MWNYQRSIKLSELAIWLVVLLIGVFAGFSASASPVLPGLAVVSLIVLALFFRNLEQAVLSALIIRSTIDSITSPPLPSAFAIGIDILTLLYILVLLFQKRTVHTDWFWWFFAGWVAFQGMWVILLPLGGLGLDASNLANSAREWVRLFSWLMIYLLIMQLKERIHPETLITLLFLSLAIPLIVAFLQMYLPGVLPYYFSPSAGEGLEESRIRGTIGHPNGFATFLFLFIGLTTWKITYVKQRWPWLLLLVVLSFFYVGTKALFSLMMLGVFLIILIAPRLSFLNLIGAILLFTLVIFLFGSTPFGQERLNSISQTPLLNPNIDIWRAILLSYSDSNSFNWRIAQWYELITAWQQYPILGYGLGATKSITSNGLDAHNDYVRALVEGGIIGFCSFLTFFGVQIARIFQLIRRSRLNKARNRLCFTLLAVIISIPVGMITENIWSHTMLFFYWFSLLAIAGWDWQPKPDSDQAISP, encoded by the coding sequence ATGTGGAATTACCAACGCTCAATCAAGTTGTCTGAGTTAGCCATCTGGCTAGTGGTGCTACTTATCGGTGTATTTGCTGGTTTTTCTGCTAGTGCTAGCCCGGTTCTGCCGGGTTTAGCAGTAGTTTCTTTGATAGTACTGGCTTTGTTTTTTAGAAATCTAGAGCAAGCCGTATTAAGTGCTTTGATTATTCGCAGCACTATAGATAGTATTACTTCTCCGCCTCTTCCCTCTGCTTTTGCGATCGGCATTGATATACTGACTTTGCTTTATATACTTGTACTTTTATTTCAAAAACGTACTGTACATACTGACTGGTTTTGGTGGTTCTTTGCTGGTTGGGTGGCTTTTCAAGGAATGTGGGTAATTCTTTTACCCTTGGGCGGACTAGGGTTAGATGCTTCTAATTTGGCAAATAGTGCTAGGGAGTGGGTGCGCTTGTTTTCCTGGCTGATGATTTATTTACTCATCATGCAGCTAAAAGAGCGCATTCACCCAGAAACACTGATAACTTTGTTGTTTTTGTCTTTAGCAATACCCTTAATAGTTGCTTTTTTACAAATGTACTTGCCTGGCGTGTTGCCATACTACTTTTCACCTTCTGCGGGTGAGGGTCTTGAAGAGTCCCGAATTAGAGGCACTATTGGTCATCCTAATGGGTTTGCTACTTTTTTGTTTTTATTTATTGGCTTGACTACTTGGAAGATAACTTATGTCAAGCAACGTTGGCCGTGGTTATTGTTGCTGGTGGTTCTGAGTTTTTTCTATGTAGGAACAAAGGCACTATTTAGCTTAATGATGTTAGGTGTCTTTTTAATCATTTTGATTGCTCCTAGATTAAGCTTTTTAAATCTCATCGGTGCAATTTTATTATTTACTTTAGTAATATTTTTATTTGGTAGTACACCCTTTGGACAAGAACGTTTAAACTCAATATCACAAACACCTCTTTTGAATCCAAATATAGATATATGGCGGGCGATTCTGCTTTCTTATAGCGACAGTAACAGCTTTAACTGGCGAATTGCTCAGTGGTATGAGTTAATTACAGCTTGGCAACAATATCCAATTCTTGGTTACGGTTTAGGAGCAACAAAAAGTATTACTAGTAATGGTTTAGATGCTCATAATGATTATGTTCGCGCGTTAGTAGAAGGTGGCATTATTGGCTTTTGTAGTTTTCTTACTTTCTTTGGTGTGCAGATAGCAAGAATTTTCCAGTTAATCAGGCGATCGCGTTTAAATAAAGCACGTAATCGTCTATGTTTTACTTTGTTAGCGGTGATTATATCGATTCCTGTAGGCATGATTACGGAAAATATTTGGAGCCATACTATGCTCTTTTTTTATTGGTTTAGTTTGCTGGCGATCGCGGGTTGGGATTGGCAACCAAAACCGGACTCAGATCAGGCGATATCCCCATAA